One genomic region from Halococcus qingdaonensis encodes:
- a CDS encoding DUF5790 family protein: MSQATFDEDDLFDEAADDIRADVEEHLDAAEAALPEGDAIWEAEAENTLGVLNALRSALDIGDATGHLRDAKKSYMMGDRAEVFDDSDELDERIAALEDAMADVEAAHEHASELASTVPELRGALDDLHADGGAVDGEREDDSEMSTEAADDREEVAE; the protein is encoded by the coding sequence ATGAGCCAGGCGACGTTCGACGAGGACGACCTCTTCGACGAGGCAGCCGACGACATTCGGGCGGACGTCGAGGAACATCTCGACGCGGCCGAGGCGGCGTTACCTGAGGGCGACGCCATCTGGGAGGCCGAAGCCGAGAACACGCTCGGGGTGCTCAACGCGCTGCGCTCGGCGCTCGACATCGGCGACGCCACCGGCCATCTCCGCGACGCGAAGAAGTCGTATATGATGGGCGACCGCGCCGAGGTGTTCGACGATTCGGACGAACTCGACGAGCGGATCGCGGCACTCGAAGACGCGATGGCCGATGTCGAAGCGGCCCACGAGCACGCGAGCGAACTCGCAAGTACTGTTCCCGAACTCCGCGGTGCGCTCGACGATCTCCACGCGGACGGTGGGGCTGTGGACGGGGAGCGCGAGGACGACAGCGAGATGAGTACCGAGGCGGCCGACGACCGCGAGGAAGTCGCCGAGTAG